A single region of the Mechercharimyces sp. CAU 1602 genome encodes:
- a CDS encoding lipoate--protein ligase codes for MKFVDNEHHTDPRINLAIEEYLLKHLDVENESYLLFYINEPCVIAGKNQNMVEEIHVDKVQQKGIHTVRRLSGGGAVYQDLGNLNFSFITKDDGDSFLNFRRFTQPVIEALHQMGVEAELTGRNDIQVGEKKISGNAQFTTKGRMFSHGTLMFDVNLDDVADALHVKAEKFTSKSTKSVRSRVTNIRPLLNQDMTIEEFKQTLLDYIFRGEKEVSRYTLTEADWKVINQISKERYQNWEWNFGKSPKFNVHHAKRFPIGTIDVRLDVEKNMIKECKIFGDFFGMGDVTDVESVLRGVRYDKDAITEAVHDLDIQHYFGKITKEEFVQLVY; via the coding sequence ATGAAATTTGTTGATAACGAACATCACACCGACCCCAGAATCAATTTGGCGATCGAAGAGTATCTGTTGAAACATCTCGATGTGGAGAATGAATCGTATCTGCTGTTTTATATAAATGAGCCGTGTGTGATCGCGGGTAAGAATCAAAATATGGTAGAGGAAATTCATGTAGATAAGGTGCAACAAAAAGGGATACACACAGTGCGTCGCCTATCGGGCGGGGGAGCGGTTTATCAAGATTTAGGTAACCTTAATTTTAGTTTCATTACGAAAGATGACGGTGATAGTTTCCTTAACTTCCGTCGTTTCACACAACCAGTAATCGAAGCTTTGCACCAGATGGGAGTAGAGGCTGAGTTGACGGGGCGGAATGACATTCAAGTAGGGGAAAAGAAGATCTCTGGGAATGCACAGTTTACGACAAAAGGACGTATGTTTAGCCATGGAACCTTAATGTTTGATGTTAATTTGGATGATGTGGCGGATGCACTACATGTAAAAGCTGAAAAGTTTACATCTAAAAGCACGAAGTCAGTACGCTCCCGTGTTACGAATATACGCCCGTTATTAAATCAGGATATGACGATCGAGGAGTTTAAGCAAACTCTTCTTGATTACATCTTTAGAGGGGAAAAAGAAGTATCTCGCTATACGCTGACGGAAGCAGATTGGAAAGTGATTAATCAAATTTCGAAAGAACGTTATCAGAATTGGGAATGGAACTTTGGTAAGTCTCCCAAATTTAATGTACATCATGCTAAACGCTTTCCCATCGGGACGATTGACGTGCGTCTCGATGTAGAAAAGAACATGATTAAAGAATGTAAAATTTTTGGTGACTTCTTTGGGATGGGGGATGTAACCGATGTGGAAAGTGTATTAAGAGGGGTACGATATGATAAAGATGCAATTACTGAAGCAGTTCATGATCTGGATATTCAGCATTACTTCGGAAAGATAACAAAGGAAGAGTTCGTTCAGCTGGTCTACTAG
- a CDS encoding YwbE family protein, whose amino-acid sequence MSDGRERKNIQPGKRVHIVLKQDQRTGKVTAGEVKDILTKSASHPHGIKVRLTDGQVGRVKEILD is encoded by the coding sequence TTGTCAGATGGACGAGAGCGAAAAAACATACAGCCTGGGAAACGGGTACATATTGTACTTAAACAAGACCAACGCACGGGAAAAGTTACCGCAGGTGAAGTAAAGGATATCCTAACCAAATCCGCCTCCCATCCCCATGGGATCAAAGTACGCCTAACCGATGGTCAAGTTGGGCGAGTTAAAGAAATCCTAGACTAA
- the cudC gene encoding choline uptake/conversion transcriptional regulator CudC, producing the protein MNILPFNQKLEEARRDYIESLAETMEMYGLSPSMGRLYGTMFLQEEPMTLDEMCHLTGMSKTSMSTGVRALSSLKLVHKKWRKGVRKDLYEAEYDQMRSFVDFFCQLWEKEIQLNDKAIQETESHLAELLADDELASEDRIRAKKNLEKIQHSKEYYAWLRHLVDAFESGDIFEFIPIPTDTTARKD; encoded by the coding sequence GTGAACATCCTGCCTTTCAATCAAAAACTTGAAGAAGCACGCCGTGACTACATTGAATCTTTAGCGGAAACCATGGAAATGTATGGTCTGAGCCCATCCATGGGTCGATTGTATGGAACGATGTTTTTACAGGAAGAACCGATGACGCTGGATGAAATGTGCCACTTAACAGGGATGAGTAAAACGAGTATGAGCACAGGTGTACGTGCACTCTCGTCCTTAAAATTGGTCCATAAAAAGTGGCGCAAAGGTGTGCGTAAAGACTTATACGAAGCTGAATACGATCAGATGCGCTCGTTCGTTGATTTTTTTTGTCAGCTATGGGAGAAGGAAATCCAGTTAAATGATAAAGCAATACAGGAAACCGAATCCCATCTAGCAGAACTTTTAGCAGACGACGAACTTGCCAGCGAGGACCGTATCCGCGCCAAGAAAAACCTCGAAAAAATACAACATTCCAAAGAATATTATGCTTGGTTACGCCATCTGGTCGATGCATTTGAAAGCGGAGATATTTTTGAATTTATCCCTATTCCAACTGACACGACAGCACGAAAGGATTGA
- a CDS encoding DoxX family protein translates to MKCLGTVMQLLLAIVFLFFGGMKLIGLESVVESFTDELGYSIAFLYTIGVLEVLAAIGLIIGFWKSKWVPLSAGVIAIIMVGALGTLISAEKSLAEMVPAAVCLLFSAFLIFNGDRRRCGADKAD, encoded by the coding sequence ATGAAATGTTTGGGCACTGTGATGCAGCTCCTACTCGCGATTGTCTTTTTATTTTTTGGTGGAATGAAGTTGATTGGCCTGGAGTCGGTGGTAGAGTCATTTACAGATGAATTGGGTTACTCGATTGCGTTTTTGTATACGATTGGGGTGTTAGAAGTACTTGCTGCAATCGGCTTGATTATCGGCTTTTGGAAATCTAAATGGGTTCCACTCTCTGCCGGTGTCATTGCTATTATCATGGTAGGTGCACTTGGAACGTTGATTTCAGCGGAGAAATCATTGGCCGAGATGGTACCGGCGGCTGTTTGTTTGCTCTTTTCCGCTTTTTTGATCTTTAATGGTGATCGTCGAAGGTGTGGGGCAGATAAGGCTGATTAA
- a CDS encoding carbon-nitrogen family hydrolase, giving the protein MRVSLVQMEVAWGNPDKNKKIVEERVREAVAEGAEVILLPELWNTGYDLTHLEELADEGEVKSWLASLARQQRITLVAGSIAEKQRGQIYNTSYTFNSLGSLINTYRKVHLFRLMEEEQYLEAGNTRTLFQLGELKAGTAICYDIRFPEFIRSYALDGAELLFVPAEWPHPRLQHWRVLNQARAIENQMFVIAANRVGAGGGTRFCGHSMVIDPWGNIIAEAGEGEEVLTVDIDISEVARVREMIPVYEDRMVIYYRL; this is encoded by the coding sequence ATGCGTGTTTCATTAGTGCAAATGGAAGTAGCTTGGGGTAATCCAGATAAAAATAAGAAGATAGTGGAAGAAAGAGTAAGGGAGGCCGTGGCAGAGGGCGCTGAAGTGATTCTTTTACCAGAATTATGGAATACAGGATATGATTTAACCCATCTTGAGGAACTGGCTGATGAGGGGGAAGTAAAATCCTGGCTAGCATCACTAGCAAGGCAGCAACGAATCACTCTGGTGGCAGGATCGATCGCTGAAAAACAGAGAGGCCAGATTTACAATACCAGTTATACATTTAACTCCCTGGGGAGCTTGATTAACACCTACCGTAAAGTCCATCTGTTTCGATTAATGGAAGAAGAGCAGTATTTGGAGGCTGGAAATACCCGTACGCTCTTTCAGCTAGGTGAGTTAAAAGCGGGAACGGCTATCTGTTACGATATTCGCTTCCCTGAATTTATCCGCTCTTATGCACTTGATGGAGCAGAGCTTCTATTTGTCCCTGCAGAATGGCCTCATCCACGACTTCAACATTGGCGCGTATTGAATCAGGCGCGCGCGATTGAAAATCAGATGTTTGTGATTGCAGCCAATCGAGTGGGAGCAGGTGGCGGAACACGCTTCTGTGGACATTCGATGGTAATCGATCCGTGGGGCAATATTATTGCAGAAGCAGGAGAAGGAGAAGAAGTGCTAACTGTGGATATTGACATTAGTGAAGTAGCGCGCGTGCGTGAGATGATCCCTGTGTATGAAGATCGGATGGTTATTTATTATCGCTTGTAA
- a CDS encoding flavin reductase family protein: MQIDPAQQATKDNYKLLIGSILPRPIAFVTSMDTNGVVNAAPFSFFNVVGTEPPMISISCIRKPGGREKDTARNIRTTGEFVVQVVDKDNVEEVNEASTEFPSGVSEVEMVGLKLLPSDKVAPPRVKKAKIHMECRLQQIIPIGAGEGDHPNADLIIGEVILFHIKDELLFEGKIDTAQLDPLGRLAGVEYGSIGERFAMPRLPYEEWIRKQSK, encoded by the coding sequence ATGCAAATTGATCCAGCTCAACAGGCAACCAAAGATAACTATAAGCTATTGATCGGGAGTATTCTCCCACGACCGATTGCATTCGTCACTTCTATGGATACGAATGGAGTGGTAAATGCTGCTCCTTTTAGTTTTTTTAACGTGGTGGGTACCGAGCCACCGATGATAAGCATTTCTTGTATTCGTAAGCCTGGAGGGAGGGAAAAAGATACCGCCCGTAATATTCGTACGACCGGGGAATTTGTTGTGCAAGTGGTAGATAAGGATAACGTGGAGGAAGTAAATGAGGCATCCACTGAATTTCCCAGTGGAGTAAGTGAAGTGGAAATGGTGGGATTAAAATTATTACCAAGTGATAAGGTAGCCCCTCCACGTGTGAAGAAAGCAAAGATTCATATGGAATGTCGACTACAACAAATAATCCCCATTGGAGCCGGAGAAGGTGACCATCCTAATGCAGATTTAATCATCGGGGAGGTTATATTATTTCATATTAAAGATGAACTGTTATTTGAGGGGAAAATAGATACAGCACAGTTAGATCCTCTAGGAAGGTTAGCTGGGGTGGAATATGGGAGTATTGGAGAACGTTTTGCGATGCCTCGTCTTCCCTATGAAGAATGGATAAGAAAGCAGAGCAAATAA
- a CDS encoding sodium:solute symporter family protein produces the protein MSNGSNKPSTGQDSPSFWTGGKIGLAVILAIFTFVVGYALIFDTDVHWGGLIFMFIFYLVIYYIGAVTGGEQSDDLKDMMLAGRNMPLWVAMFTMAATWVGGGYITGTAEYAYSSGIVWVQAPWGYALSLIIGGIFYARKMRRYEFTTMLDPLEARFGKRVTGVLFIPALAGEIFWSAAILTALGTAFGTILGLDVTTSIILSAAIAIAYTVVGGLWSVAYTDVVQLLLIVIGLVLVIPFALSNVDGGWGATWSHYASEMEKMGTNYASLFPPLDGWKDPAWGNYFWNWWDYALLLIFGGIPWQVYFQRVLSAKNESTAMWLSIWAGVFAIIAAIPAAMIGVIGFNADWSALGTEGPESASLVLAYVMKFMTPELVGAIALGALAAAVMSSVDSSMLSASSMASWNVYRPLVRPKATQAQIQKVIKRTIVIIGVTATLIAINAKSVYELWYLCSDFVYVMLFPQLTMALFFKGANRYGSIAGLIVGFILRFGGGEPVLNIPILIDYPMIEDGVVLFPFRTLAMVSSLITIYVVSKLTAKIDPPQPLRNLKKVH, from the coding sequence ATGAGTAACGGAAGTAATAAGCCGTCAACTGGACAGGATTCTCCTTCCTTTTGGACAGGAGGAAAGATTGGTCTTGCCGTAATTCTTGCAATTTTTACCTTTGTAGTGGGGTACGCCTTAATTTTTGATACCGATGTTCATTGGGGCGGTCTCATCTTTATGTTTATCTTTTACCTTGTCATATACTATATCGGAGCAGTTACTGGCGGGGAACAATCCGACGATCTAAAAGATATGATGCTTGCCGGTCGCAATATGCCCTTGTGGGTCGCTATGTTTACTATGGCTGCTACCTGGGTAGGCGGAGGCTACATCACGGGTACAGCTGAATATGCATATTCTTCTGGTATCGTTTGGGTGCAGGCCCCGTGGGGATATGCCCTCAGCCTCATTATAGGTGGGATCTTCTACGCGCGTAAGATGCGCCGCTACGAATTTACCACCATGCTCGATCCTTTGGAGGCCCGCTTTGGTAAGAGAGTAACTGGTGTGCTCTTTATCCCCGCTCTCGCTGGAGAGATTTTCTGGAGTGCTGCTATTCTGACCGCACTTGGAACTGCATTTGGTACCATTTTGGGACTTGATGTAACTACGTCAATTATTCTTTCCGCCGCGATTGCGATCGCATATACGGTGGTTGGGGGACTCTGGTCCGTTGCATATACCGATGTTGTTCAATTATTGTTGATCGTTATAGGCTTGGTGCTCGTTATTCCATTTGCTCTTTCCAATGTGGATGGTGGCTGGGGTGCGACCTGGAGTCATTATGCATCCGAAATGGAGAAAATGGGTACCAACTATGCCAGTTTATTTCCTCCTCTAGATGGATGGAAAGATCCGGCGTGGGGTAATTATTTCTGGAACTGGTGGGATTATGCGCTGCTCTTGATCTTTGGTGGTATCCCCTGGCAAGTATATTTCCAACGGGTACTCTCTGCTAAAAACGAAAGCACCGCTATGTGGCTCTCCATCTGGGCAGGTGTATTTGCCATCATCGCTGCCATCCCTGCCGCTATGATCGGCGTTATCGGTTTTAATGCTGACTGGAGCGCGTTGGGCACAGAGGGGCCAGAGAGTGCTTCGCTGGTGTTAGCATACGTCATGAAATTTATGACTCCGGAATTAGTAGGTGCGATCGCCCTGGGTGCGTTAGCAGCAGCTGTTATGTCTTCTGTTGACTCTTCCATGCTATCCGCTTCATCGATGGCTTCATGGAACGTATACCGCCCACTCGTTCGTCCCAAAGCTACACAAGCCCAAATTCAAAAAGTGATTAAACGTACGATCGTGATTATTGGTGTAACGGCTACCTTAATCGCCATCAATGCTAAGAGTGTATATGAGCTCTGGTATTTATGTAGTGACTTTGTTTATGTGATGCTGTTCCCGCAATTGACCATGGCTCTCTTCTTTAAAGGAGCCAATCGCTACGGGTCGATTGCAGGCCTGATCGTTGGCTTTATCTTACGTTTTGGTGGCGGAGAACCGGTATTAAACATACCGATCTTAATCGATTACCCAATGATTGAAGATGGAGTCGTTCTCTTCCCATTCCGCACGTTGGCAATGGTTTCCTCTCTAATCACCATTTATGTCGTTTCGAAATTGACGGCAAAAATCGATCCACCGCAACCCCTACGCAATTTGAAAAAGGTTCATTAA
- the betB gene encoding betaine-aldehyde dehydrogenase encodes MHKQMFINGEWVEAVSGRTREVINPYNQEVIATVPEADAEDTKQAIKAARKAFDEGSWANMPATERGKLVGQVADKIEEHKEELARLETLDTGKTLIESQADMDDIAGVFRYYAGLADKDGGESIDPPMENAVSKVVREPVGVCGMITPWNYPLLQASWKLAPALAAGCTMVLKPSEVTPLTTLKVAELMEEVGIPAGVVNIVTGPGSQVGAELSESHEVDLISFTGGIETGRKIMTAATGNMKKIALELGGKNPNIVFADGDFETTVDYALNAVYFHAGQVCSAGARLIIEESLHERFVEELVKRVANIKLGNGMDEDTQMGPLTSADHRAKVENYFKVGMEEGAKLLIGGKRPEGAQFENGFFVEPTVFDGCNTEMRIVQEETFGPILTIETFKTEEEAVRIANDSVYGLAGAVWTNDMNRAQRVSKQLRMGTVWINDFHPYFPQAPWGGYKQSGIGRELGKTGFEEYTEQKHIFQNLDPQPMKWFG; translated from the coding sequence TTGCATAAGCAAATGTTTATCAACGGGGAGTGGGTAGAGGCTGTCTCTGGTCGCACTCGCGAAGTGATTAATCCCTATAACCAAGAAGTGATTGCGACAGTTCCTGAGGCGGATGCCGAGGATACGAAGCAGGCAATTAAAGCTGCGCGCAAAGCTTTTGACGAGGGATCGTGGGCCAATATGCCCGCGACGGAACGAGGTAAACTCGTCGGTCAAGTGGCTGATAAAATTGAAGAACATAAAGAGGAATTAGCCCGCTTGGAGACACTGGATACAGGGAAAACCCTGATTGAAAGTCAAGCCGATATGGATGATATCGCAGGTGTATTTCGCTACTATGCTGGACTTGCTGATAAAGATGGTGGGGAAAGTATTGATCCACCAATGGAAAACGCGGTCAGTAAAGTTGTGCGCGAGCCTGTTGGTGTGTGCGGTATGATTACCCCATGGAACTATCCTCTTCTACAGGCATCATGGAAGCTAGCACCAGCATTAGCGGCTGGCTGTACGATGGTACTTAAACCGAGTGAGGTTACCCCGCTCACTACGTTGAAGGTTGCAGAGCTAATGGAAGAAGTAGGTATTCCTGCTGGAGTCGTCAATATCGTAACGGGCCCAGGCTCCCAAGTGGGAGCGGAATTGTCAGAGTCCCATGAAGTAGATTTAATCTCTTTTACAGGTGGGATCGAGACAGGGCGTAAAATTATGACGGCGGCGACAGGTAACATGAAGAAGATCGCACTGGAACTGGGTGGGAAAAACCCTAACATCGTGTTTGCAGATGGAGACTTTGAGACTACGGTTGACTATGCACTAAATGCAGTCTACTTTCATGCAGGTCAAGTATGTTCGGCAGGTGCACGCCTTATTATTGAGGAAAGTTTGCATGAGCGTTTTGTGGAGGAGCTAGTCAAACGGGTTGCAAACATTAAGCTGGGCAATGGAATGGATGAGGATACGCAGATGGGTCCTCTGACTTCGGCTGATCATCGTGCAAAAGTAGAAAATTATTTCAAAGTGGGCATGGAAGAAGGGGCGAAGTTGCTCATCGGTGGTAAGCGTCCTGAGGGAGCTCAGTTTGAAAATGGCTTCTTTGTGGAGCCTACGGTTTTCGATGGATGTAACACTGAGATGCGGATTGTGCAGGAAGAAACTTTTGGCCCTATCTTAACTATTGAGACCTTTAAAACAGAAGAAGAAGCAGTTCGGATTGCCAATGATTCTGTGTACGGATTAGCAGGAGCAGTATGGACCAATGATATGAATCGTGCTCAACGTGTCAGCAAACAATTGCGTATGGGGACGGTATGGATTAATGACTTCCACCCATATTTCCCACAAGCACCATGGGGTGGATACAAACAATCTGGAATTGGGCGTGAATTAGGGAAAACCGGTTTTGAGGAATATACAGAGCAAAAACACATTTTTCAAAACCTCGACCCTCAGCCAATGAAATGGTTTGGTTAA
- the megL gene encoding methionine gamma-lyase yields MKRNWHMDTDLVHGSIQPCSQTGAIVPPIYQTSTFVFSDAEQGEQRFAGTEEGYIYTRLGNPTLAMLEDHIAQMEDAEAGVAFSSGMGAISSVLISLLASGDHMLCSDGVYGCTYGLQSMLQEKFKVATNYVDMSDLKQVEQAIKPETKVIFVETPINPTMKIADIAAISRMAHQHGAVLVVDNTFCTGYLQKPIALGADIVVHSATKYIGGHGDVIAGIAVGKQDMMENIRQTTLKDIGGVLSPFDAWLLLRGVRTLAVRMDRHVQNAQRIASYFQHHTAVQTVLYPGLSDHPQHELAKRQMKAAGGVISFRVCGGKEEARHVLDSVKLCKLTVSLGEVSSLIQHPATMTHAVIPAERRQQMGITDNLIRIAVGIEHVDDIIFDLEQALHPLQQLANR; encoded by the coding sequence ATGAAACGAAATTGGCATATGGACACTGATCTGGTACACGGGTCGATTCAACCCTGTTCACAAACGGGGGCGATTGTGCCTCCGATCTATCAAACCTCTACTTTTGTTTTTTCTGATGCGGAGCAAGGGGAACAGCGCTTTGCTGGTACAGAAGAAGGCTATATTTACACGCGTCTGGGTAACCCTACTCTGGCGATGTTGGAAGATCATATTGCTCAGATGGAAGATGCGGAGGCGGGTGTTGCTTTTTCTTCAGGCATGGGGGCAATTTCAAGCGTTTTGATCAGTCTGTTGGCTAGTGGTGATCACATGCTGTGCTCGGATGGCGTTTATGGGTGCACATACGGTCTCCAATCCATGTTACAAGAAAAATTTAAGGTAGCGACCAATTATGTAGATATGAGTGATCTTAAACAAGTAGAACAGGCGATCAAACCTGAAACCAAGGTGATTTTTGTAGAGACTCCGATTAATCCTACAATGAAAATTGCTGATATTGCAGCGATTAGTCGTATGGCTCATCAGCATGGAGCTGTGCTGGTCGTCGATAATACCTTTTGCACGGGGTATCTGCAAAAACCGATTGCACTAGGGGCTGATATTGTAGTTCATAGCGCCACTAAATATATTGGAGGTCACGGAGATGTGATTGCCGGTATTGCAGTGGGTAAACAAGATATGATGGAAAATATACGTCAGACTACTTTAAAAGATATTGGGGGAGTTCTCTCTCCGTTTGATGCGTGGTTATTATTACGAGGGGTGCGTACCCTGGCAGTGCGAATGGATCGGCATGTACAGAATGCACAGCGGATTGCGAGCTACTTTCAACATCATACTGCTGTTCAAACTGTGCTGTATCCAGGTTTATCTGATCATCCACAACATGAGCTAGCAAAAAGGCAGATGAAAGCAGCTGGAGGAGTGATTAGTTTTCGCGTATGTGGAGGGAAAGAAGAAGCGAGACACGTATTGGATTCTGTTAAACTATGTAAATTAACAGTAAGCTTAGGGGAAGTTTCTTCTTTAATACAGCACCCAGCAACAATGACACATGCGGTAATTCCGGCAGAAAGACGACAACAGATGGGAATTACGGATAACCTGATTCGCATCGCAGTGGGGATTGAACATGTAGACGATATTATTTTTGACTTAGAACAGGCGCTTCATCCATTACAGCAACTGGCAAATAGGTAA
- a CDS encoding homogentisate 1,2-dioxygenase, with amino-acid sequence MPHYYHLGNIPRKRHTQFRKEDGTLYWEQVMGTKGFSGIQSILYHLHPPTQIRAARKVRDWFPSPEEEGANRHRLLRTDRYPEGGDAIDGRRHLLFNTDVAIATVAPTEPMTYFFRNSDGDEVLFVHEGEGILQTLFGQIPFQAKDYLVLPVGTTYRLEITSASSRFLVIESSGEITTPKRYRNEHGQLMEHSPFCERDFRMPQQLETIDEVGEFEVRVKARNQLHAYTYDTHPFDVVGWDGYLYPWAFNADDFEPITGSIHQPPPVHQTFAGPNFVICTFAPRQFDYHPEAIPAPYAHSNVNSDEVLYYVEGNFMSRKGVDIGALTLHPSGIPHGPHPGTVEKSIGKERTEELAVMIDTFKPLQVTREALQVEDESYLTSWLPRR; translated from the coding sequence ATGCCACATTACTACCACTTAGGAAATATTCCACGTAAGCGGCATACTCAATTCCGTAAAGAAGATGGGACGCTTTACTGGGAACAAGTGATGGGAACGAAAGGCTTTTCAGGCATTCAGTCTATCTTATATCATCTACACCCACCTACTCAAATTCGGGCGGCACGTAAAGTACGAGATTGGTTTCCATCCCCAGAGGAAGAAGGGGCGAACCGCCACCGATTGTTACGTACAGATCGATACCCAGAGGGCGGGGATGCGATTGATGGACGAAGGCACCTGCTTTTTAATACAGATGTAGCGATTGCTACGGTTGCACCGACTGAGCCGATGACGTATTTTTTCCGCAATAGCGATGGTGACGAAGTTTTATTTGTACATGAGGGAGAAGGGATATTACAGACGCTGTTTGGACAGATTCCTTTTCAGGCTAAGGATTATCTTGTTCTACCTGTAGGCACCACTTATCGGCTAGAAATTACAAGTGCAAGCTCTCGCTTTTTGGTGATTGAATCGTCTGGGGAGATTACAACACCAAAACGGTATCGCAATGAACATGGACAATTAATGGAGCATAGTCCATTTTGTGAACGCGATTTCCGTATGCCGCAGCAATTGGAAACCATAGATGAAGTAGGTGAATTTGAAGTACGAGTAAAAGCGCGTAACCAATTACACGCTTATACGTACGACACACATCCGTTTGATGTAGTCGGGTGGGATGGTTATCTATATCCATGGGCGTTTAACGCTGATGATTTTGAGCCGATCACAGGCTCGATTCACCAACCTCCACCGGTTCACCAAACATTTGCGGGGCCTAATTTTGTGATTTGTACCTTTGCTCCGCGCCAATTTGATTATCACCCGGAGGCAATTCCAGCTCCATATGCACACAGCAATGTAAATAGCGACGAAGTGCTCTACTATGTGGAAGGCAACTTCATGAGTAGAAAGGGTGTCGATATAGGGGCGCTTACTCTTCATCCCAGCGGTATTCCACATGGACCTCATCCGGGTACAGTAGAAAAGAGTATTGGGAAGGAACGGACGGAAGAGTTAGCAGTGATGATAGATACTTTTAAGCCACTACAAGTAACACGTGAAGCACTACAAGTGGAAGACGAATCGTACTTAACCAGCTGGCTACCACGGCGATAG
- a CDS encoding iron-containing alcohol dehydrogenase, translating to MLRFEQMQEMKEFVLPTTIKSGIGASKTAGEEIKALGVTKAMIVTDKGIYNAGITLPVEKSLKEAGVEVYVFNEIQGEPDTELIAMGSRVFKEEGCNGLVAIGGGSSMDTAKAIGVEVVHPEPLLTYEASDNGKPLENRIPPLTTIPTTAGTGSEVTQWAVIKDPVREIKFNVGGPLIPAHLAIIDPELHLSMPPHITAATGVDALSHAIECYTMHQSQPVTDAYALLAIEYVGKYMRRAYANGKDIEARYGMAQAAMLAGLSYGSDSAGAAHAMAQTLGGMVPVMHGQCVSAMLPPVMEYNWMGCPDKFARIAQALGVNTSEMSTDDAARMAVIEVENLIRDVEIPTLLEQGVNPDDIERYAQAAYDDPQTFGNPRIIGLDGYRWIYRRCLGLEESTIL from the coding sequence ATGTTGCGTTTTGAACAGATGCAAGAGATGAAAGAATTTGTTTTGCCGACGACGATTAAATCAGGTATTGGTGCATCTAAAACCGCTGGTGAAGAAATAAAAGCGTTAGGTGTGACCAAGGCAATGATCGTGACAGATAAAGGAATTTACAATGCCGGAATTACTTTACCAGTGGAAAAAAGCTTGAAAGAAGCTGGTGTAGAAGTATATGTATTCAATGAAATTCAAGGCGAACCAGATACTGAACTGATCGCTATGGGAAGTCGAGTATTTAAAGAAGAAGGATGTAACGGACTAGTAGCTATTGGTGGCGGTAGCTCGATGGATACTGCGAAAGCGATCGGTGTTGAAGTAGTTCACCCAGAACCGCTTCTAACTTATGAGGCATCAGATAACGGTAAGCCACTTGAAAATCGTATTCCCCCGCTAACAACAATTCCTACAACTGCGGGGACCGGTAGTGAAGTGACGCAGTGGGCTGTTATTAAAGATCCTGTACGCGAAATCAAGTTTAATGTAGGTGGACCGCTTATTCCGGCTCACTTGGCTATTATTGATCCAGAATTGCATTTGTCTATGCCTCCTCACATTACTGCGGCAACGGGTGTAGATGCTCTTTCACATGCGATTGAGTGTTATACCATGCATCAATCCCAACCCGTAACAGATGCCTATGCATTGCTGGCGATTGAGTATGTTGGAAAATATATGCGTCGTGCGTATGCGAACGGCAAAGATATTGAAGCACGTTATGGGATGGCGCAAGCAGCGATGCTGGCTGGACTTTCCTATGGTAGTGACTCTGCGGGAGCGGCGCACGCCATGGCTCAGACACTAGGTGGTATGGTTCCTGTTATGCACGGTCAGTGTGTTTCTGCCATGCTCCCACCTGTCATGGAGTACAACTGGATGGGTTGTCCAGATAAATTTGCTCGTATCGCACAAGCGCTTGGAGTAAATACATCCGAGATGTCAACCGATGATGCTGCGCGAATGGCAGTTATCGAAGTGGAAAACTTGATACGTGATGTTGAGATTCCGACCTTGCTTGAGCAAGGAGTAAACCCAGACGATATTGAACGATATGCACAAGCGGCGTATGACGATCCACAAACATTTGGTAACCCTCGTATTATCGGATTGGATGGTTACAGATGGATTTACCGTCGTTGCCTCGGGCTAGAAGAGTCTACTATCCTGTAA